A section of the Sphingomonas ginsenosidivorax genome encodes:
- a CDS encoding VOC family protein, with amino-acid sequence MTGIAPCIWYDGTAEDAATFYAATFPDSHVDAVHRAPADFPAGRGGDVLTVAFTVCGIAFLGLNGGPQFPQTEAVSFQIYTDDQAETDRYWTAIVDNGGAESACGWCKDRWGVNWQITPRVLVDAIASANSAIAARAFQAMMTMRKIDIAAIEKAVAGPAG; translated from the coding sequence ATGACCGGGATCGCACCCTGCATCTGGTATGACGGCACTGCCGAGGACGCCGCGACCTTCTATGCCGCGACGTTCCCTGACAGCCACGTCGACGCCGTCCACCGCGCGCCTGCCGATTTCCCCGCCGGCAGAGGCGGCGACGTGCTCACCGTCGCGTTCACGGTATGCGGCATCGCCTTTCTCGGTCTCAACGGCGGCCCGCAATTCCCGCAGACCGAGGCCGTGTCGTTCCAGATCTATACCGACGACCAAGCCGAAACCGACCGCTATTGGACCGCGATCGTCGACAATGGCGGCGCCGAGAGCGCATGCGGGTGGTGCAAGGATCGATGGGGCGTGAACTGGCAGATCACGCCGCGCGTGCTGGTCGACGCGATCGCCAGTGCCAATAGCGCGATCGCCGCTCGCGCCTTCCAAGCGATGATGACGATGCGCAAGATCGACATCGCCGCGATCGAGAAAGCCGTCGCCGGACCGGCCGGCTGA